The Chloroflexaceae bacterium DNA segment GTTGAGGGCAAACGGCGTCTCGATGATGTCCTCAAAGTAGTAGCGCGTCGAGGCGGAGATGTCGCCGGGCAGGGTGAAGCCGGGCAGTGAGGCCAGCGCTAGGTTCGCTGCCCGCCCGATGCCGGTCTCCAACATGCCGCCCATCCACACCGGAATGCCGCGCGCCAGGCAGTAATCGTGGATGCGCTTCGCTTCATACATGCCCCCTACCCGTCCCGGCTTGATGTTGATGATGCGGCACGCACCCAGCTCCAGCGCCCAGCGCGCATGGTCGAGCGAGTGAATGCTCTCGTCCAGGCAGACCGCGGTGCGCAGTTGCGCTTGCAGCTTGGCGTGGTCAATGATGTCGTCTTCGCCGAGCGGCTGTTCGAGCAAGAGCAAATCGAACTCGTCCAGCGCCTTGAGGTACGCCGCATCGCCGAGGCGATAGACCGAGTTGCCGTCGG contains these protein-coding regions:
- the menC gene encoding o-succinylbenzoate synthase, producing the protein AGVSLQKLLGGSGDRVKVGVSVGIQESPEKLLEVVNGYLADGYRRIKLKIKPGRDVSEVAIIRRHHPDLLLQADGNSVYRLGDAAYLKALDEFDLLLLEQPLGEDDIIDHAKLQAQLRTAVCLDESIHSLDHARWALELGACRIINIKPGRVGGMYEAKRIHDYCLARGIPVWMGGMLETGIGRAANLALASLPGFTLPGDISASTRYYFEDIIETPFALN